Proteins encoded within one genomic window of Aquarana catesbeiana isolate 2022-GZ linkage group LG03, ASM4218655v1, whole genome shotgun sequence:
- the LOC141133789 gene encoding E3 ubiquitin/ISG15 ligase TRIM25-like gives MASGDLRAELECSVCLNIYTDPVTLKCGHKFCRVCIDRVLDTQEGSGGYSCPECREKFLDRLALQKNMKLRNIAETFLSAQPDQDESRVFCTHCVDSPVPAVRSCLHCEVSLCDKHLRVHKKSPEHILCDPTLSMESRKCSIHKKILEYYCTEDETCVCKFCVIGEHTGHKMKSLDEASEKKKETLRNVLQKLLTKREETEERVQSLQEHRRKVEEEAAGDTERVTALFTDLRRRLEDLEKRVLRDISGRAERISISIRDLEIKKEELSRKMRHIEELCNMTDPLTVLQESDTGDLCDTEDGDNEDRERHEELLHDGGGLDVAGVLHKGLSDIITEVNVYFYIQGAADILLDGNTAHNYLQISEDRKTVSGSYIEQNHPKTPERFQLYPQVMSSQSFSSGRHYWEVDVGGSDGWIVGMCYPSIERTVGESLIGRNKKSWGLGRYYNQYRVRHDSNEILLPTNLFSNRVRIYLDYEVGRISFYDLCDPIRHLHTFTTTFTEPLHAGLGVYKGCIKICGGRWEM, from the exons atggcctctggtgatctgagagctgagctggaatgttccgtctgtctgaacatttataccgatcctgtaaccctgaaatgtggtCACAaattctgccgggtctgtattgatcgtgtgctggatacccaggaggggtctggaggatattcctgtcctgaatgtagagagaAGTTTCTGGATCGTCTTGCACTGCAGAAGAACATGAAACTACGTAACATAGCAGAgactttcctgtctgctcagccagatcaggaTGAGTCCAGGGTCTTCTGTACtcactgtgtggactctcctgtacctgctgttagatcctgtctacactgtgaggtttctctgtgtgataaacacctgagagtacacaaaaagtccccagaacacatcttatgtgaccctaccttgtccatggagagcaggaaatgttccatccataagaagatcctggagtattactgcactgaggatgagaccTGTGTCTGTAAGTTTTGTGTGATTGGAGAACATACAGGACATAAGATGAagtcactggatgaggcttctgagaagaagaaggaaactctgaggaatgttctgcagaaacttctgacaaagagagaggagacagaggaaagagtccagagtctgcaggaacacaggaggaaagtagaagaagaagcagctggtgacaccgagagagtcactgccctgtttacAGATCTCAG gagacgtctggaagacctggagaaaagAGTCCTGAGGGAcatctccgggagggcagagcggatctccatctctatccgggatctggaaataaagaaggaggagctgtccaggaagatgcgtcacatcgaggagctgtgtaacatgacggatccactgactgtcttacaggaatcagacacaggtgacttgtgtgatactgaggatggagataatgaggacagagaaagacatgaggaactcctccatgatggagggggtctggatgtggcgggggtcttacacaaaggtttatctgatataataacagaggtaaatgtatacttctatatacagggagctgcagacatattactggatggaaaCACAGCTCATAATTATCTACAGATATCAGAAGACAGGAAAACTGTATCTGGGTCATATATAGAACAGAATCACCcaaaaacaccagagagatttcagttatatcctcaggtgatgagcagtcagagtttctcctcagggagacattactgggaagtagaTGTCGGGGGGTCAGATGGATGGATAGTCGgtatgtgttaccccagtatagagaggacAGTGGGGGAGTCATTGATTGGAAGGAATAAGAAGTCCTGGGGATTGGGCAGGTATTATAATCAGTATCGGGTGAGACATGACAGTAATGAGATCCTCTTACCCACCAATCTCttcagtaacagagtcaggatatatctggattatgaggtcggacggatctccttttatgatctgtgtgacccgatccgacatctccacaccttcaccaccaccttcactgagcccctccatgctgggttaGGTGTATATAaaggttgtataaagatatgtggggggaggtgggagatgtga